Proteins from a single region of Ensifer adhaerens:
- a CDS encoding YdcF family protein, whose product MFLISKIFWLVAQPLSFSFFAALAGLLATAAGLRRIGGFLGAFGALVLFVCLFTTAGPYALQTLEDRFTRPSPPPATLSCIVVLGGAFENEVMAGRGGTEFNQAADRFIETVALAKRYPEARILVSGGDGSFSGAYAGDAAASESFLAAFDIGGERLLREEQSRTTFENARNTKELLAANGLSNCALVTSAFHIPRSVGLFRALDIPVVPWPTDYRTSGRLGLGLDFTQPSLNAQLTTTAVREWIGLLAYRLAGRTPSILPAP is encoded by the coding sequence ATGTTCCTGATCTCGAAAATCTTCTGGCTGGTCGCCCAGCCGCTGTCGTTCTCGTTCTTCGCCGCCCTTGCCGGGCTGCTGGCGACGGCGGCGGGCCTGCGTCGCATCGGCGGCTTTCTTGGCGCGTTTGGTGCGCTGGTGCTGTTCGTCTGCCTGTTCACGACCGCAGGGCCCTACGCTCTCCAGACGCTCGAAGACCGTTTCACGCGCCCCTCGCCACCACCTGCGACGCTCTCCTGCATCGTTGTGCTGGGCGGCGCCTTCGAGAACGAGGTGATGGCGGGTCGCGGCGGCACCGAATTCAACCAGGCGGCAGACCGTTTCATCGAAACGGTCGCGCTCGCCAAGCGCTATCCCGAAGCCCGCATTCTCGTTTCCGGCGGCGACGGCTCGTTCAGCGGCGCCTATGCCGGAGATGCCGCGGCATCGGAAAGCTTCCTCGCCGCGTTCGACATCGGCGGCGAGCGGCTGCTTCGCGAAGAACAATCGCGCACGACCTTCGAGAACGCCCGCAACACCAAGGAATTGCTGGCGGCGAATGGACTCTCGAACTGCGCACTCGTCACCTCCGCCTTCCACATCCCCCGTTCAGTCGGGCTCTTCCGCGCCCTCGATATCCCGGTCGTTCCCTGGCCGACGGATTATCGTACCAGCGGCAGGCTTGGCCTTGGCCTCGACTTCACCCAGCCGTCGCTCAACGCGCAACTGACGACGACGGCGGTGCGCGAATGGATCGGCCTGCTGGCCTATCGCCTAGCCGGCCGGACACCCTCGATCCTGCCGGCGCCCTGA
- a CDS encoding MarC family protein — protein MRTVGIEYRSEEKDLGVRPRPTDANTAFTRLIDGNRAFVELLDSAKDEGTTSLVSSLLKLASLRPGTERSELHEVARLHRYDLESKNTIIEPTLKLLVLFEDRLACSIRLSLVLAVALVCLPMQSYAQSPLEAGLPEVEFGARKMFLMLFLMLGPIKILVPFVRITNSCDTHLRRRMARRAILFSAAALAIAGVLGRTMLENFEISLPVLAMTGGIILFLVALQTVLQPSASLPDISTQPNQPPPDLKFALTPLAFPTIVTPYGIAAVIVFATLAGGRQTEGLTVTAIVLLILALDWAAMIFAQTILRWIGTPLQVLAVVLGVTQAALGLQIILHSLNMIAL, from the coding sequence GTGAGAACGGTAGGAATTGAGTACCGGTCCGAGGAGAAGGACCTCGGCGTTCGCCCCAGACCGACTGATGCGAACACTGCCTTCACTCGGTTGATCGACGGCAATCGCGCATTCGTCGAACTACTCGACAGTGCAAAAGACGAAGGCACAACAAGCTTGGTATCCTCCCTGCTCAAGTTAGCCTCGTTGCGGCCTGGGACGGAACGATCCGAGCTCCATGAGGTTGCGCGGCTACACCGCTACGATCTTGAAAGTAAAAACACGATCATAGAACCAACGCTGAAGTTGCTGGTCTTATTTGAAGACCGTCTTGCGTGCTCGATTCGCCTAAGCTTAGTCCTTGCGGTGGCCCTTGTATGTTTGCCTATGCAATCCTATGCACAATCGCCGCTTGAAGCTGGCCTGCCGGAAGTGGAGTTCGGCGCGCGGAAAATGTTCCTCATGCTTTTCCTGATGCTTGGCCCGATCAAGATCCTGGTACCCTTCGTGCGTATCACGAACAGTTGCGACACCCACTTGCGACGTCGGATGGCGAGGCGCGCGATCCTCTTTTCCGCAGCCGCCCTGGCCATCGCCGGCGTGCTTGGACGCACCATGCTTGAGAATTTCGAAATCTCATTGCCTGTGTTGGCGATGACTGGGGGCATCATCCTGTTTCTCGTGGCCTTGCAAACCGTCTTGCAGCCGTCCGCCAGCCTGCCGGATATATCAACTCAGCCAAACCAACCGCCGCCAGATCTGAAATTCGCCCTTACACCGCTGGCGTTTCCAACGATTGTCACGCCTTATGGAATCGCCGCGGTCATCGTTTTCGCGACATTGGCGGGTGGCCGCCAGACTGAAGGCCTCACCGTGACCGCTATCGTACTGCTGATATTGGCACTGGACTGGGCGGCCATGATATTCGCGCAGACTATTCTAAGGTGGATCGGAACGCCGCTTCAGGTATTGGCAGTGGTGCTCGGGGTTACCCAGGCAGCGCTCGGTCTGCAGATCATCCTGCATAGCTTAAACATGATTGCCCTTTAG
- a CDS encoding CorA family divalent cation transporter, protein MQEYYLPDPAETPASERDDTFLWVHLDLSDPSMVDWLMRLAIPSDVREAVSRPIPRGRIFTLDTLIYGQLRDLRVPTADEGSGRQSAALSLLIIPGLVVTGGVEPLTTVERLRERIVAGAARVGSPISLLTEFFISLNLLGEQALDEASENIAQLGSRMLRSQRSFEQRQELPRMRQQLLQTRVHAMNIARDMAYKRTAMLELLRECPPISEPGDYRELRREIDRYNALIDDIRDFADRCQSILDEQRAQVEEAASRNLYILTIFSAVFMPATLIAGMWGMNVSWLPFGVGEYGFWEISALVALSVGVVLLWVRLMRIL, encoded by the coding sequence GTGCAAGAGTACTACCTGCCCGATCCCGCCGAAACTCCCGCTTCTGAGCGGGACGATACGTTCCTCTGGGTCCATCTCGACCTTTCCGACCCGTCGATGGTCGACTGGTTGATGCGGCTCGCGATCCCCTCAGACGTTCGGGAGGCTGTTTCCCGTCCAATTCCGCGTGGCCGGATCTTCACTCTCGACACGTTGATATACGGTCAGTTGCGTGACTTGCGCGTTCCGACGGCGGATGAGGGCAGTGGGCGGCAGTCCGCGGCGCTGAGTCTGCTGATCATCCCAGGGCTCGTGGTCACCGGTGGTGTGGAGCCATTGACGACGGTGGAGCGCCTGCGGGAGCGTATCGTCGCCGGCGCGGCGAGAGTTGGCTCTCCAATCTCTCTGCTCACAGAGTTCTTTATTTCGCTCAACTTGCTTGGCGAGCAGGCTCTGGACGAGGCCTCCGAGAATATCGCTCAGCTGGGGTCCAGGATGCTGAGAAGTCAACGCAGCTTCGAGCAGCGCCAAGAGCTGCCGCGCATGCGCCAACAGCTCCTGCAAACGCGCGTGCATGCGATGAACATAGCCCGAGACATGGCGTACAAGCGAACCGCTATGCTGGAGCTTTTGCGCGAATGCCCCCCCATTTCGGAGCCCGGGGACTATCGCGAACTTCGACGTGAAATCGATCGGTACAATGCGCTGATCGACGACATTCGCGACTTTGCCGATCGATGCCAGTCCATTCTCGATGAACAGCGCGCCCAGGTTGAGGAAGCCGCAAGCCGAAACCTCTACATCTTGACGATCTTCTCCGCCGTCTTCATGCCAGCGACGCTAATCGCGGGAATGTGGGGGATGAACGTAAGCTGGTTGCCCTTCGGCGTAGGTGAATACGGTTTCTGGGAAATTTCCGCACTGGTAGCGCTATCGGTTGGTGTCGTCCTGCTCTGGGTTCGTTTGATGCGGATATTGTAG
- a CDS encoding TIGR02300 family protein yields MAKPELGTKRIDPETGRKFYDLNRDPIVSPYTGKSYPLSFFEESSVAKVLEKEEEEDVTEVDAENTEVELVSLEDADDEAAGGDDLPDLGDDDVEIDGDDDDTFLEADEDEDDDDMSGLIGVSDEDEDV; encoded by the coding sequence GTGGCAAAACCGGAACTTGGAACAAAGCGCATCGACCCGGAAACGGGGCGCAAATTCTACGATCTGAACCGTGATCCGATCGTTTCGCCTTACACCGGCAAGTCCTACCCGCTGTCCTTCTTCGAAGAAAGCTCGGTCGCCAAGGTGCTCGAGAAGGAAGAAGAAGAAGACGTCACGGAAGTCGATGCAGAGAACACCGAAGTCGAACTCGTTTCGCTCGAGGATGCCGATGACGAGGCAGCGGGCGGCGACGACCTGCCGGATCTCGGCGACGACGACGTCGAAATCGACGGTGACGACGACGATACCTTCCTCGAAGCCGACGAGGACGAAGACGACGACGACATGAGCGGCCTCATCGGCGTTTCCGACGAAGACGAAGACGTCTAA
- the aroA gene encoding 3-phosphoshikimate 1-carboxyvinyltransferase — MSQGLGQGPVTARKSDGLKGTVLVPGDKSFSHRSLMLGGLAAGETRITGLLEGADVIATGRAMQAMGARIRKDGDTWIVNGVGNGALLAPEAPLDFGNADTGCRLIMGLVGVYDFETTFVGDASLSRRPMARVLDPLRQMGVQVKAAAGDRLPATLRGPKTPTPISYRVPVASAQVKSAVLLAGLNAPGITTVIEPVMTRDHTERLLRRFGAELSVETDAEGVRTIRLDGRGRLVGQEIEVPGDPSSAAFPLVAALIVPGSDITIRNVLMNRTRTGLIVTLQEMGADIEILQARLAGGEDVADLRVRHSELKGVTVPAEQAASMIDDYPILAIAAAFAEGETVMSGLDELRVKESDRLAVIATGLKLNGVDCEEGKTSLVLRGRPAGTGLGSASGAVVKTDLDHRIAMSFLVMGLASEHPVAVDDVSMIATSFPGFIELMTGLGAQIA, encoded by the coding sequence ATGTCGCAAGGATTGGGCCAAGGCCCCGTCACCGCCCGCAAGTCCGACGGCCTCAAGGGCACGGTCCTTGTTCCCGGCGACAAGTCGTTCTCGCATCGGTCGCTGATGCTCGGCGGGCTTGCCGCCGGCGAAACCCGCATCACCGGGCTGCTCGAGGGGGCAGATGTGATCGCCACCGGCCGGGCGATGCAGGCGATGGGTGCCAGGATCCGCAAGGACGGCGACACCTGGATAGTCAACGGCGTCGGCAACGGCGCGTTGCTCGCACCGGAAGCGCCGCTCGATTTCGGCAATGCGGACACCGGTTGCCGCCTCATCATGGGGCTGGTCGGCGTCTATGATTTCGAAACGACTTTCGTCGGTGATGCCTCGCTCAGCCGGCGGCCGATGGCGCGCGTGCTCGATCCTCTGCGCCAGATGGGTGTGCAGGTGAAGGCGGCCGCTGGCGACCGGCTGCCGGCAACGCTTCGCGGACCGAAGACGCCGACGCCGATCAGCTATCGGGTGCCGGTCGCGTCCGCTCAGGTGAAATCGGCGGTGCTTTTGGCCGGCCTCAATGCGCCTGGCATCACCACCGTCATCGAGCCGGTGATGACCCGTGACCACACGGAGCGCCTGCTCCGGAGATTCGGCGCCGAACTCTCGGTCGAAACCGATGCAGAGGGTGTCCGCACCATCAGGCTCGATGGTCGCGGCAGGCTCGTCGGCCAGGAGATCGAGGTACCGGGTGATCCATCCTCGGCGGCGTTCCCGCTTGTCGCGGCGCTTATCGTTCCGGGGTCTGACATTACCATCCGCAACGTGCTGATGAACCGGACCCGTACGGGCTTGATCGTGACGCTCCAGGAGATGGGCGCCGACATCGAGATACTGCAGGCTCGGCTCGCCGGCGGCGAGGATGTGGCGGACCTGCGGGTTCGACATTCCGAACTGAAGGGCGTGACAGTCCCCGCAGAGCAAGCCGCCTCAATGATCGACGACTATCCCATTCTTGCCATCGCGGCCGCCTTTGCCGAAGGCGAGACCGTTATGAGCGGTCTCGATGAGCTGCGCGTGAAGGAGTCCGATCGCCTTGCCGTCATCGCCACAGGCTTGAAACTCAACGGTGTCGATTGCGAAGAAGGCAAGACCTCGCTGGTGCTACGCGGCCGTCCCGCCGGTACTGGGCTAGGCAGCGCCTCCGGCGCGGTCGTGAAGACTGATCTCGACCACCGCATCGCCATGAGCTTCCTTGTCATGGGGCTTGCTTCGGAGCACCCGGTCGCGGTCGATGATGTGTCGATGATCGCGACGAGCTTTCCCGGGTTTATCGAGCTGATGACGGGACTCGGGGCTCAGATCGCGTGA
- the cmk gene encoding (d)CMP kinase, whose product MTFTIAIDGPAAAGKGTLSRRIAEEYGFHHLDTGLTYRATAKALLDAGLPLDDEAVAEKMAREVELAGLDRSVLSAHAIGEAASKIAVMPAVRRALVEAQRAFSLREPGTVLDGRDIGTVVCPDAPVKLYVTASPEVRAKRRFDEIVGNGQPADFEAIFEDVKKRDERDMGRADSPLRPADDAHLLDTSEMSIEAAFQAAKSLIDAALIKKI is encoded by the coding sequence ATGACGTTCACCATTGCCATCGACGGACCGGCCGCAGCCGGCAAGGGCACGCTCTCGCGTCGGATCGCCGAGGAGTACGGCTTTCACCATCTCGATACGGGGCTGACCTATCGCGCCACCGCCAAGGCGCTGCTGGATGCCGGCCTGCCGCTCGATGACGAGGCGGTCGCCGAAAAGATGGCGCGCGAGGTCGAACTGGCGGGGCTCGATCGTTCCGTGCTGTCCGCCCATGCAATCGGCGAGGCGGCATCGAAGATCGCGGTCATGCCGGCGGTGCGCCGGGCGCTGGTCGAGGCGCAGCGCGCCTTTTCGTTGCGCGAGCCCGGAACGGTGCTCGACGGCCGCGATATCGGCACGGTCGTCTGCCCGGATGCGCCGGTAAAACTCTACGTCACCGCGTCGCCGGAAGTGCGGGCGAAGCGCCGCTTTGACGAGATCGTCGGCAACGGTCAGCCGGCCGATTTTGAGGCGATCTTCGAGGATGTGAAGAAGCGCGACGAGCGCGACATGGGGCGCGCCGACAGTCCTTTGCGTCCCGCCGATGACGCGCACTTGCTTGATACGTCTGAAATGAGTATAGAGGCGGCGTTTCAGGCCGCGAAGTCTTTGATCGATGCGGCCCTGATCAAGAAGATCTGA
- the rpsA gene encoding 30S ribosomal protein S1: MSATNPTRDDFAALLEESFAKTDLAEGYVAKGIVTAIEKDVAVVDVGLKVEGRIALKEFGAKAKDGSLKVGDEVEVYVERIENALGEAVLSREKARREESWMRLEVKFEAGERVEGIIFNQVKGGFTVDLDGAVAFLPRSQVDIRPIRDVTPLMHNPQPFEILKMDKRRGNIVVSRRTVLEESRAEQRSEIVQNLEEGQVVEGVVKNITDYGAFVDLGGIDGLLHVTDMAWRRVNHPSEILNIGQQVKVQIIRINQETHRISLGMKQLESDPWDGIGAKYPVGKKISGTVTNITDYGAFVELEPGIEGLIHISEMSWTKKNVHPGKILSTSQEVDVVVLEVDPTKRRISLGLKQTLENPWQAFAHSHPAGTEVEGEVKNKTEFGLFIGLDGDVDGMVHLSDLDWNRPGEQVIEEFNKGDVVRAVVLDVDVEKERISLGIKQLGKDAVGDAAASGELRKNAVVSAEIIAINDGGIEVKLVNHEDITSFIRRADLARDRDEQRPERFSVGQVVDARVTNFSKKDRKIQLSIKALEIAEEKEAVAQFGSSDSGASLGDILGAALKNRQNNE; the protein is encoded by the coding sequence ATGTCTGCTACCAATCCTACCCGTGACGATTTCGCCGCCCTTCTCGAAGAATCCTTCGCGAAGACCGATCTCGCCGAAGGCTATGTTGCCAAGGGCATCGTTACGGCCATCGAAAAGGACGTCGCCGTTGTCGACGTCGGTCTGAAGGTCGAAGGCCGCATCGCTCTGAAGGAATTCGGCGCGAAGGCCAAGGACGGCTCGCTCAAGGTCGGCGACGAAGTCGAAGTCTACGTTGAGCGTATCGAAAACGCGCTCGGCGAAGCTGTTCTGTCGCGCGAAAAGGCTCGCCGCGAAGAAAGCTGGATGCGCCTGGAAGTGAAGTTCGAAGCCGGCGAACGCGTCGAAGGCATCATCTTCAACCAGGTCAAGGGTGGCTTCACCGTCGATCTCGACGGCGCCGTTGCCTTCCTTCCGCGTTCGCAGGTCGACATCCGTCCGATCCGCGACGTCACCCCGCTGATGCACAACCCGCAGCCCTTCGAAATCCTCAAGATGGACAAGCGCCGCGGCAACATCGTCGTTTCGCGTCGTACGGTTCTCGAAGAGTCCCGCGCCGAGCAGCGTTCTGAAATCGTTCAGAACCTTGAAGAAGGCCAGGTTGTCGAAGGCGTCGTCAAGAACATCACCGACTACGGTGCGTTCGTCGACCTCGGCGGCATCGACGGTCTGCTCCATGTCACCGACATGGCATGGCGCCGCGTGAACCATCCGTCGGAGATCCTGAACATCGGCCAGCAGGTCAAGGTTCAGATCATCCGCATCAACCAGGAAACCCACCGCATCTCGCTCGGCATGAAGCAGCTCGAGTCGGATCCGTGGGATGGCATCGGCGCGAAGTACCCGGTCGGCAAGAAGATCTCCGGTACCGTCACGAACATCACCGACTACGGTGCATTCGTCGAGCTGGAGCCGGGCATCGAAGGCCTGATCCACATCTCCGAAATGTCCTGGACCAAGAAGAACGTACACCCCGGCAAGATCCTGTCCACGAGCCAGGAAGTCGACGTTGTCGTTCTCGAAGTCGATCCGACCAAGCGTCGTATCTCGCTCGGCCTCAAGCAGACGCTCGAGAACCCGTGGCAGGCATTCGCGCATAGCCATCCGGCTGGCACCGAAGTCGAAGGCGAAGTCAAGAACAAGACCGAATTCGGCCTGTTCATCGGCCTCGACGGCGACGTCGACGGCATGGTTCACCTTTCCGACCTCGACTGGAACCGTCCGGGCGAGCAGGTCATCGAAGAGTTCAACAAGGGCGACGTTGTTCGCGCTGTTGTTCTTGACGTCGACGTCGAAAAGGAGCGCATCTCGCTCGGCATCAAGCAGCTCGGCAAGGATGCAGTCGGCGATGCCGCTGCTTCCGGCGAACTGCGCAAGAACGCCGTTGTTTCGGCCGAAATCATCGCGATCAACGATGGCGGCATCGAAGTGAAGCTCGTCAACCACGAAGACATCACCTCGTTCATCCGCCGCGCTGACCTCGCGCGTGACCGCGACGAACAGCGTCCGGAGCGTTTCTCGGTTGGTCAGGTTGTCGACGCCCGCGTCACCAACTTCTCCAAGAAGGACCGCAAGATCCAGCTGTCGATCAAGGCTCTGGAAATCGCCGAAGAGAAGGAAGCCGTTGCTCAGTTCGGTTCGTCCGACTCGGGCGCTTCGCTCGGCGACATCCTTGGCGCGGCTCTGAAGAACCGCCAGAACAACGAGTAA
- a CDS encoding DUF6665 family protein encodes MSLRPPKALSPTFATTGAFNVLEYELMSERADALGRHGLKVEKALAALSELKAEAAPDLRERLLDEAADAVWAFFIQREICGLRDSRDAVRRYGIPKEVMARLGIVRRK; translated from the coding sequence ATGAGCCTACGTCCCCCAAAAGCCCTGAGCCCGACCTTCGCGACCACCGGCGCCTTCAACGTGCTCGAATATGAACTCATGTCGGAGCGGGCCGATGCGCTCGGTCGGCATGGACTGAAGGTGGAAAAGGCGCTTGCCGCACTGTCGGAGCTAAAGGCGGAGGCAGCCCCGGATTTGCGCGAGCGGCTTCTCGATGAAGCGGCCGATGCCGTCTGGGCGTTTTTCATCCAGCGCGAGATCTGCGGCCTGCGTGACAGCCGCGATGCCGTTCGCCGTTACGGCATTCCCAAGGAGGTCATGGCAAGGCTCGGCATCGTGCGGAGGAAATGA